CGTTCGCGCCGCGCCGCGGCTTCCTGGCCGAGCAGGCGCACCAGCAACTCCGCGGCGGGGATGGCCTCGCGTTCGGCGCGCGCGAGTTCGGCGTCGAGCACCTCGGCCATGCCGTGCAGGCGCAATTGGTCGATCAGGGCGCGCAGCTTGTCACGCATCGTCTGGCTCCGCGGTGCTGAGGGCGAAGAAGTCGCCGCCGACCTGCTTGAGGATGAGGTCTTCCAGGCGCGTGAGGTCGAACAGCCCGTATCGCAGGGCCTGCTCGATGGCGGTGATGAACGGACCGGGCGGGTAGGTGCGCCGCATCTCGATCAGCCGACGCAGTGCCCGCCGGTTGCCCGCGCGGCCGTGCCGCCGGAGTGCCGCGGTATAGCGGTCGAGGCTGTCATGATGGCCGCGCAGCAACGCCTCCTCGGCGGCCGTGCCGCGGCCCTGGCGCACCGGGATGGTGTGGTGGCCGGGCAGGACCTTGCGGGTATCGCGCTGGTCGATCACCCGGCGATGGGTGGCGATCGTGGTGGACTTGTGGCGAACCTCGATTTGGGCCGGCGTCTTGGTGACGGTGACCGATTTGCCGACGTAACGCTCGGGAACGGAATAGCGATTGGTGTCGACCGAGACATAGCCGTGCAGATCGACGACGCGTTCGAGCAACTGATAGACCGGCGGCAGTACGTCGGGCAGCGGAACGAGGTGCGGCTGCTCGATGACGTAGGCGGCCTCGGGTGACATGCCCAGCGCCTGTTTGGGTTTGCGGTTGGCGATGTCGCGGCACCAGGCGAGCGCCTGGCCGTTGAGGTCGTCGAGATCGGCGAAGTTCCGGCCGACGAGAAAATTCGTCTCGACATAGGCGAAGGGCCGTTCGATCCGGCCTTTGCGATCCGGGTTGCCCACCCGGTGCGCGCGGAAGCCGAAGCCGAGCGTGCGGGCGAAGGCGGCCATCTCCGGTGCGATGACGGCGTCGGCCCCCGCGCCGGCGGCGAGCAGCACGGAGGTGTTGTCGATGATGCAGACCGGGCAGACGCCCGCCATGAAGCGCGCCGCCTCGAGCAGGAAGGCGCGCGCCTCGAAACGGGTGAAGCGCGGATAGTATTGGATGAACAGCCGGCGCGAGTGGGCCAGCACCAGGCCGGCACATTGCAGGGTGACAGGCTTGCCGGCCTGTCCGAGCCGCACGCGGTGCGGCGAGGTGTCGTGCTGCATCTCCTGGCCGGGCGCGAAGTCGTATTCGCCGGCGCGTCGCGGCGGGCCGCGCAATTCGGCGTCGCGGACCCAGCGGGTCAAAGTGCTGTAGGGCACCTCCAACCCCTCATCGGCCAGCAATTCGCGCACCCGGACCACGTTGCCGCGGGCGCGGGCGAAGGCGGCCTTCAGCCGGACCAGCGTCGCCTCGTCGCATGGCGGCGGCTCACCACCCGCATC
The window above is part of the Polyangia bacterium genome. Proteins encoded here:
- a CDS encoding IS21 family transposase; this encodes MTPTEIRAAVRGLRTQGHGLREISRLLAMSRNTVRRILREPAGDAGGEPPPCDEATLVRLKAAFARARGNVVRVRELLADEGLEVPYSTLTRWVRDAELRGPPRRAGEYDFAPGQEMQHDTSPHRVRLGQAGKPVTLQCAGLVLAHSRRLFIQYYPRFTRFEARAFLLEAARFMAGVCPVCIIDNTSVLLAAGAGADAVIAPEMAAFARTLGFGFRAHRVGNPDRKGRIERPFAYVETNFLVGRNFADLDDLNGQALAWCRDIANRKPKQALGMSPEAAYVIEQPHLVPLPDVLPPVYQLLERVVDLHGYVSVDTNRYSVPERYVGKSVTVTKTPAQIEVRHKSTTIATHRRVIDQRDTRKVLPGHHTIPVRQGRGTAAEEALLRGHHDSLDRYTAALRRHGRAGNRRALRRLIEMRRTYPPGPFITAIEQALRYGLFDLTRLEDLILKQVGGDFFALSTAEPDDA